One window of the Halobacillus litoralis genome contains the following:
- a CDS encoding phage baseplate plug family protein, translated as MNFEYIPIEKEKIPYRFSIQLGIELFGLEVRYNETHDFFTLDLYRGEETLALSEKIVYGLPLFQDVYDDRFPAPTIVPKDEAGLEHQVTYDNLNETVYLMVMNQ; from the coding sequence GTGAATTTTGAATATATCCCCATTGAAAAAGAGAAGATTCCCTATCGGTTCTCAATCCAGTTAGGTATTGAGTTATTCGGTTTGGAAGTCCGGTACAATGAAACGCATGACTTTTTCACATTGGACTTGTATCGAGGGGAAGAAACCCTAGCTCTTTCAGAGAAAATCGTCTATGGTCTTCCCTTATTTCAAGATGTTTATGATGATCGGTTCCCTGCCCCTACCATCGTTCCCAAAGATGAAGCTGGACTCGAGCATCAAGTAACCTATGACAATTTGAACGAAACCGTATATTTGATGGTGATGAACCAATGA
- a CDS encoding DUF2634 domain-containing protein, whose amino-acid sequence MKTFALNQSGDLLLENGDMVEIDGAEEIKQSLSLILSTNKGEWFLDPEMGLDFNALLDKPSDTRIRAAVIEAISQESRVQTIDHIAINQDRQKRVVYIHFKVTTSTNEQIESEVSVNA is encoded by the coding sequence ATGAAAACATTCGCTCTGAATCAAAGCGGCGATCTACTTTTAGAAAACGGGGATATGGTAGAAATTGATGGAGCTGAAGAAATCAAACAGTCCCTCTCCCTTATACTATCTACCAACAAAGGTGAGTGGTTTCTGGATCCAGAGATGGGGCTTGATTTCAATGCTCTGTTGGATAAGCCATCTGACACGCGCATCCGTGCAGCGGTTATTGAAGCCATTAGCCAAGAGTCGAGAGTGCAAACCATTGATCATATTGCAATCAACCAGGATCGACAGAAACGGGTTGTCTATATTCATTTCAAGGTGACAACTTCAACGAATGAACAGATAGAGAGTGAGGTGAGTGTCAATGCTTGA
- a CDS encoding muramidase family protein, with protein MQGKAILQGEKLHVSSESYPNDGSVTRHPVEKGEGKSITDHVSVSPKSVSLRGILVRPTNEEVETLISKLESWQEVGTLLQYEGRRIMANIVIESFDVDTDSKNANGFAFSMKLVKIQLAESSYQKSSKPVTNEGRKQTKNPNTRKKYHVVRKGDTYWGCARKYGTSVKQLEKWNPWPARVIPIGVKMRVG; from the coding sequence ATGCAGGGAAAAGCTATACTGCAAGGGGAAAAACTTCATGTGAGTTCTGAAAGCTACCCAAATGATGGTTCCGTAACCCGTCACCCCGTCGAAAAGGGAGAAGGGAAATCCATTACGGATCATGTATCCGTCAGCCCTAAAAGCGTTTCTTTACGGGGGATATTGGTTAGACCGACCAACGAGGAAGTCGAAACATTAATCTCAAAGCTAGAGTCCTGGCAGGAAGTTGGGACTCTATTGCAATATGAAGGCCGGCGCATTATGGCTAATATCGTCATTGAAAGTTTCGATGTAGATACAGACAGCAAGAATGCTAATGGGTTCGCTTTTTCGATGAAGTTGGTGAAGATCCAGCTGGCCGAGTCTTCTTATCAAAAATCATCCAAGCCTGTGACCAACGAAGGAAGAAAGCAAACGAAGAATCCGAATACAAGAAAGAAATATCATGTAGTTCGTAAAGGGGACACCTATTGGGGATGCGCAAGAAAGTATGGAACATCGGTGAAGCAATTGGAAAAATGGAATCCATGGCCGGCGAGAGTAATTCCTATTGGTGTGAAAATGAGGGTTGGATAA
- a CDS encoding pyocin knob domain-containing protein — MPITTTLPDWGAAGVQPPESLRTNGWQEAQKPAAEYFNWFFSTSYFALKDLSEQAASQQDLDNHKSDQTNPHQVTKSQVGLSNVDNVQQASKADFDSHNQDQQNPHEVTAAQVGASPTGHGHSTATTSVSGFMSGNDKTKLNAIPPAANVETKDGAQDKADAVQDWAKSFGLGTSAVTLSDDLNTVTKTGFYYAGNDATNKPLSANGHLIHQQVNNSYRVQYYFIASTSNKGLFYRDCYSGTWNDWQKIETTDGAQGKADKAEQAAIDASMNKETKDVPDKDYNQAITPGWYKGAGDNALNPPPGFLEYGVLLVQERSGNIFQLAIRREEMASRYFTDAEWSEWHMFETTTGAQAKADERVKKTGDKMVGRLDVPEIALGELDRIFNDSNVLPGSLGFMRYMQDGTTSDYATYLSFNAKYDKGTHDWTFERDGVKAYVVKIGHHNGFELMSSTNSPVTAGESIVWIKDRVETTAGAQAKADATQVFKLTQDDGAAKGYYDGDLNNLTENGWHAYTNAASNKPDGEHGIINVVVRATSSYIMQMITSSNNVCYHRRSADGGASWSTWSSVQEKVDKHEQKEDFHVQYLGYKVINESTPPGDFPHGISHALSNDADNGFTGMGSTFVGIVTYRMYPSSPAAHQYAYQYDASEGAVFKRLGDRDANTWGPWVKVESQNVDVDDLKQSVSNGKQQVRDAVIGKGGSVADADSNGVPTFQELADGVNGITTGAIKSIQRGMVGMPSVTSLQGASVSAVDTSKSIIRITGIAIDGYWGPDTHLIRARFITDSNTGLQFIRDGSGEGARISYEVIEFENEVNVQSGSFTMSSDVSPFDISIGSIDPAKAMLFFSHDSVSGAATTHYNLIRGIITDSTTVTFETYTPGATSIGLTVNWFVVELP; from the coding sequence TTGCCTATTACTACAACGCTTCCTGATTGGGGAGCAGCTGGTGTTCAACCACCTGAGAGTTTACGGACCAATGGTTGGCAGGAAGCACAAAAGCCAGCAGCAGAATATTTCAACTGGTTCTTTTCAACGTCTTACTTTGCTTTGAAAGACTTATCTGAACAGGCAGCTTCTCAACAGGATTTGGATAATCATAAAAGTGATCAAACGAACCCCCATCAGGTTACCAAATCACAAGTAGGTTTAAGTAATGTAGATAATGTTCAGCAAGCATCAAAAGCAGATTTTGATTCTCATAATCAGGACCAACAGAATCCACATGAAGTAACCGCGGCGCAGGTCGGGGCTTCTCCTACGGGTCACGGGCACAGTACCGCGACGACGTCAGTGTCGGGCTTTATGTCAGGGAACGATAAAACGAAGCTGAACGCAATCCCGCCAGCTGCGAACGTCGAAACAAAGGATGGCGCCCAGGATAAGGCGGACGCTGTGCAAGACTGGGCGAAAAGCTTCGGGTTAGGTACAAGTGCCGTTACCCTTTCTGACGACTTAAACACTGTTACTAAAACAGGTTTTTACTACGCGGGAAATGATGCTACAAACAAGCCTTTAAGTGCTAACGGTCATCTTATCCACCAACAAGTAAATAACAGTTACAGGGTACAGTATTATTTTATCGCTTCCACTTCAAATAAGGGATTATTCTATCGTGATTGTTATTCGGGGACCTGGAACGACTGGCAGAAAATCGAAACAACGGATGGTGCCCAGGGGAAAGCAGACAAAGCCGAACAAGCGGCGATTGACGCTTCTATGAATAAAGAAACAAAAGATGTCCCCGACAAAGACTATAATCAAGCAATAACACCTGGATGGTATAAGGGGGCAGGGGATAACGCCCTAAATCCCCCACCGGGTTTTTTAGAGTATGGTGTATTGTTAGTCCAAGAGAGGTCAGGAAATATTTTTCAGTTGGCAATCAGGAGAGAGGAAATGGCTTCCCGATACTTCACAGATGCAGAATGGTCTGAATGGCATATGTTCGAAACAACGACAGGCGCCCAGGCGAAAGCCGATGAAAGAGTTAAGAAAACAGGGGATAAAATGGTGGGAAGGTTAGATGTTCCAGAGATTGCATTAGGAGAACTTGACCGTATATTCAATGATAGTAATGTACTCCCAGGTTCTCTTGGATTTATGAGATACATGCAAGATGGGACAACTTCTGATTATGCCACTTACCTATCCTTTAATGCTAAGTATGATAAAGGTACTCATGATTGGACGTTTGAACGGGATGGCGTCAAAGCTTATGTAGTAAAAATAGGACACCATAATGGGTTTGAGTTAATGTCTAGTACAAACAGTCCAGTTACAGCAGGGGAAAGCATCGTATGGATCAAAGATAGAGTCGAGACAACCGCAGGCGCCCAGGCGAAAGCTGACGCAACCCAGGTCTTTAAACTTACACAAGACGACGGGGCAGCAAAAGGTTATTACGATGGGGACCTAAACAACCTTACAGAAAACGGGTGGCATGCTTATACAAATGCTGCTTCAAATAAGCCCGACGGGGAACACGGCATTATAAACGTCGTGGTACGGGCAACGTCTTCTTATATTATGCAGATGATAACTAGTTCAAATAACGTATGCTATCACAGAAGAAGCGCTGACGGGGGCGCTTCCTGGTCTACCTGGTCAAGCGTGCAAGAAAAAGTTGATAAGCACGAACAGAAAGAGGACTTTCATGTTCAGTACCTGGGGTACAAAGTAATAAACGAAAGTACACCCCCTGGGGACTTCCCGCACGGAATATCTCATGCACTATCCAATGACGCGGATAACGGCTTTACAGGGATGGGCAGCACTTTCGTAGGCATTGTGACTTACAGAATGTACCCGTCTTCACCAGCTGCCCATCAGTACGCATATCAGTATGATGCTTCCGAAGGCGCTGTGTTTAAGAGACTAGGCGATCGTGACGCGAACACCTGGGGTCCCTGGGTGAAAGTCGAATCGCAAAACGTCGACGTCGATGATTTAAAGCAATCTGTCAGTAACGGGAAGCAACAGGTCCGCGACGCCGTTATTGGCAAAGGGGGATCAGTCGCGGACGCCGATAGTAACGGGGTACCAACGTTCCAGGAACTGGCGGACGGCGTAAACGGAATCACGACAGGCGCAATCAAGAGCATACAGCGCGGGATGGTAGGTATGCCATCAGTAACCAGCCTGCAAGGTGCAAGTGTATCAGCAGTTGATACGAGCAAATCCATCATAAGGATTACAGGCATCGCTATTGACGGATATTGGGGTCCTGACACTCATCTAATAAGAGCTCGTTTTATTACGGACAGCAACACGGGTCTTCAATTTATACGTGACGGGTCGGGAGAGGGCGCACGGATTTCATACGAAGTTATTGAATTTGAAAACGAAGTAAACGTACAATCGGGTAGTTTTACTATGTCGTCGGACGTCAGCCCGTTTGATATTAGTATAGGCAGTATAGACCCTGCAAAAGCGATGCTGTTCTTTTCACATGACTCGGTTTCAGGCGCAGCTACTACCCACTACAACTTGATACGGGGTATTATTACTGACAGCACGACAGTAACTTTCGAGACATATACACCAGGCGCGACTTCCATAGGACTAACGGTAAATTGGTTCGTCGTAGAATTACCTTAA
- a CDS encoding Gp138 family membrane-puncturing spike protein, whose protein sequence is MNDIKFYSELKRNILLSINTCLPCRVIDYDKSNREAKLQPLFKTKEKGKEPTSLGVLEGVPVLFHQYEVDGVEKTYHPVLHKGQVVQVAVNQRAIDDISSGKETYPEVSKWFRLRDAVVIGVIS, encoded by the coding sequence ATGAATGATATCAAGTTTTATAGTGAGTTAAAAAGAAATATCTTGTTATCGATCAACACCTGCCTCCCTTGTCGGGTGATCGATTACGATAAGAGTAATCGAGAAGCTAAACTGCAGCCTTTATTTAAGACAAAGGAAAAGGGAAAGGAACCTACCTCTCTTGGTGTTCTGGAAGGTGTCCCTGTGCTTTTTCATCAATATGAAGTCGATGGGGTAGAGAAAACCTATCATCCGGTATTACACAAAGGGCAAGTGGTTCAAGTAGCTGTTAACCAAAGAGCTATCGATGACATTTCTTCCGGGAAAGAAACCTATCCGGAAGTTTCAAAGTGGTTCCGTTTAAGAGACGCGGTCGTTATAGGAGTGATTTCATGA
- a CDS encoding phage protein, translating to MKYYGRRAEVGIDNRIFNSEEFDITFDVPFDNDTEPDESQITIYNLLDSTLNEIKKNQRVYINAGYKGDTGLVLSGYISKVTTKPGVDKETTVKILDKPPFDAEKTVNKSYKKNIKASQILRDLLSLLKLDSKLELPKDKAYAKGYEVDGEIAAEVSHIAKDCGAIFYINQGKSFIRPLQSKQPASFLLTSETGLIGTPAYFEEEGDGETVKGYTVECLLQHRITTGSVIRIESSTADGTYYVRKGKHRWSNDSSVTELEVIL from the coding sequence ATGAAATATTACGGAAGAAGAGCTGAAGTGGGAATCGATAACAGGATATTCAATAGTGAAGAATTTGATATCACATTTGATGTTCCTTTTGATAATGATACGGAGCCTGATGAAAGTCAGATTACAATCTATAATTTATTAGATTCAACTCTGAACGAAATTAAAAAGAACCAAAGGGTTTATATCAATGCCGGTTATAAAGGAGATACTGGCCTGGTGCTGTCCGGGTATATATCAAAAGTGACGACGAAACCTGGGGTGGATAAGGAAACGACGGTGAAAATTCTCGATAAGCCTCCTTTTGATGCAGAGAAGACGGTCAATAAATCTTATAAGAAAAACATCAAAGCTTCTCAAATATTGAGGGATTTGCTTTCTTTGCTGAAACTGGACTCTAAGTTAGAGCTACCCAAAGATAAAGCCTATGCCAAAGGTTATGAAGTGGATGGGGAAATTGCTGCCGAAGTTTCTCACATTGCCAAGGACTGTGGGGCTATTTTTTATATCAATCAGGGAAAGTCCTTTATCCGTCCTCTTCAGTCCAAGCAACCGGCATCCTTTCTTCTTACATCAGAAACAGGTTTGATTGGAACGCCCGCCTATTTTGAAGAAGAGGGAGATGGAGAAACGGTTAAAGGCTATACTGTCGAGTGTTTGTTACAACATCGGATTACGACTGGATCTGTTATCCGGATTGAGTCTAGTACAGCTGATGGAACTTATTACGTCCGTAAAGGGAAACACCGATGGTCCAATGACAGCTCAGTCACAGAATTGGAAGTGATTTTATGA
- a CDS encoding peptidoglycan DD-metalloendopeptidase family protein — MELKDLTLSFGVNNGPLQQINRELNEFNKTTAGASRATQSFSSQYQREQRKMIKETQATNDALGRQSREMRQLAKTAGASAYQFADDWADMSVSMRKDLIKNNNALVGHRREIRNVEHDMWKLSSEMGNYSGTNADFMKSVQDLGKEHKKATDKMINNNIALRKSIVQQVGVFQARSTQSEKITKAYDDMGSAMLKLNKPFLKVSGGLNNIAKQGNAATMALKQLGPNANMKALQDRIQLINRGMMRYQMVALAALAASALFYSGLHKAARDSIPAYAAAFDEMASSVRQAFQPMVEVFSAVMTKVYKFIDTVADLVIRFNEAYPMLAKVIQGFMMLIPVLTLILAPMAVGIGLFAGMKVAMASMWPVIGPLVTGLGAMLGTVLAVAAGIAIFVGAFVAAYKHLDGFRNRVDNVVQGIKGFFAIIRGEEGKGVSMLSRLGMDTDTIKGIVSFGSSIRSTIDQVKSGFSTLKSVGQSALAVFNGNNGKAVSILARLGFGPQTIKNLISTFETIKTTVASGLDTVWGFVKNIINKVTSFWDENGAMIIQSIKNVAMVIGAVLKGVWATMKFIWPVISALIKSVWGNIKGVISGALDFIMGAVKFFSGLFTGNFSKMWEGIKQMFSGAIRFIWNFIQLQMFGKILGAGKAFFSGFRSIISSLWTTIKKLFTKGVNSAKNFVSKGFTRMLSVAKGLFKKLKESVSNTWDDIVKGAKALPGKIGQGIKNMAGKAWEGIKAFGNRLARGFGKIINGALGGIGWIMGKLGISWEIPKWTPPEYAKGTPYHPGGPAILGDGGMQELYKTPAGQVGLSPASDTLMNLPKGTQVINGKDTQKILSANQMAPAYAKGNVFTNTISKGASWLKSKAGDAIGSVKNIALDVWDYMKNPSKLVSSVLNRLGVSFPSMDGALGQMGTGAFTLIKDKIVDFVDKKMKETGGPVSFGDLVKTSSFGMRFHPILKKYKLHAGDDYGGAVGTAIRSQSAGRVIHSGPGGSFGNLVKVQRGIYTHFYAHLQRAMARVGSMVSRGDVLGTLGSTGRSTGPHLHYEVRKNGVPIPPNRGYANGGVARYHQSAQLAENGWKEYVIPTQPSKRKRANNLLGQANNELGYNPSIDESHNSSGGKGQIVFSPQFVVNIDTNAKVDQEVIAQLKGLFKEMSEEQFESLINRLGFHREG, encoded by the coding sequence GTGGAATTGAAAGACCTTACCTTAAGCTTTGGGGTAAATAACGGCCCCTTGCAACAAATCAACAGAGAATTAAACGAGTTTAATAAAACTACAGCAGGGGCTTCAAGAGCAACCCAAAGCTTCTCTAGCCAGTATCAACGAGAGCAAAGGAAAATGATTAAGGAAACTCAAGCAACCAATGACGCTCTTGGAAGGCAGAGCAGGGAAATGCGTCAGTTAGCAAAGACTGCGGGAGCTTCAGCCTATCAGTTTGCGGACGATTGGGCTGACATGAGTGTAAGCATGCGAAAAGACTTGATTAAGAATAACAATGCCCTAGTGGGACATCGCAGAGAAATTCGCAACGTTGAGCATGACATGTGGAAGCTCTCCAGTGAGATGGGAAACTATTCCGGCACGAATGCAGACTTTATGAAGAGTGTTCAAGACCTTGGTAAAGAGCACAAGAAAGCAACAGACAAGATGATTAACAATAACATTGCATTACGTAAAAGCATTGTTCAGCAGGTCGGTGTTTTCCAAGCTAGAAGTACACAGTCAGAGAAAATCACCAAAGCCTATGATGATATGGGGAGCGCGATGCTCAAGTTAAATAAACCCTTTCTGAAGGTTTCTGGTGGATTGAACAATATCGCTAAGCAAGGTAATGCGGCCACAATGGCTCTGAAACAACTAGGACCTAATGCCAACATGAAAGCTTTGCAGGACCGTATTCAATTGATTAATCGCGGGATGATGCGCTATCAGATGGTGGCTCTTGCAGCCTTAGCAGCTTCAGCTCTGTTCTACTCAGGACTTCATAAAGCTGCGCGTGATAGCATCCCGGCCTACGCGGCGGCATTTGATGAGATGGCATCAAGTGTCCGCCAAGCATTCCAACCAATGGTAGAAGTGTTTTCAGCAGTTATGACCAAAGTATATAAGTTTATTGATACGGTTGCTGACCTGGTCATTCGATTTAACGAAGCCTATCCAATGCTTGCTAAGGTCATTCAAGGATTCATGATGTTAATTCCTGTTCTTACTTTGATACTTGCGCCTATGGCTGTTGGTATTGGGCTCTTCGCAGGTATGAAGGTAGCCATGGCTTCCATGTGGCCGGTGATTGGTCCTTTGGTAACTGGATTAGGGGCTATGCTTGGAACCGTCCTTGCTGTGGCTGCAGGAATCGCCATTTTTGTAGGTGCATTTGTTGCAGCTTATAAACACCTGGATGGTTTCCGTAACCGCGTAGATAATGTTGTGCAAGGTATCAAAGGCTTCTTTGCCATTATCAGAGGTGAAGAAGGCAAAGGCGTAAGTATGTTGTCCAGACTTGGCATGGATACGGACACAATTAAGGGCATTGTTTCCTTTGGTAGTTCAATCAGGTCAACTATTGATCAAGTCAAATCTGGCTTTTCGACATTAAAGTCGGTCGGCCAATCCGCCTTAGCCGTGTTTAATGGGAACAATGGAAAGGCTGTTAGTATTTTAGCGCGTCTTGGCTTTGGGCCACAGACTATAAAGAATTTAATTAGCACCTTTGAAACTATCAAAACCACCGTAGCAAGTGGACTGGATACAGTATGGGGATTCGTTAAAAACATAATTAATAAAGTGACTAGCTTTTGGGATGAAAATGGCGCAATGATTATACAGTCGATTAAGAATGTGGCTATGGTAATTGGCGCTGTACTCAAAGGTGTTTGGGCGACCATGAAGTTTATATGGCCTGTTATTTCAGCTTTGATCAAGTCCGTTTGGGGAAACATCAAAGGTGTAATCTCTGGAGCATTAGACTTTATCATGGGTGCGGTGAAATTCTTTTCCGGATTGTTCACTGGGAACTTCTCGAAAATGTGGGAAGGTATCAAGCAGATGTTCTCCGGCGCTATACGTTTTATTTGGAACTTCATTCAATTGCAGATGTTCGGGAAGATTCTTGGTGCAGGAAAAGCGTTCTTTAGTGGTTTCAGGTCTATAATTTCTTCGTTATGGACTACAATAAAAAAACTATTTACCAAAGGAGTCAATTCAGCTAAAAACTTTGTTTCCAAGGGTTTCACGCGCATGCTTTCTGTAGCTAAAGGATTATTTAAAAAACTGAAAGAGTCAGTGAGCAATACTTGGGATGACATTGTAAAAGGAGCCAAAGCCCTTCCAGGTAAAATAGGCCAAGGCATTAAAAACATGGCTGGTAAAGCATGGGAAGGTATTAAAGCCTTTGGTAATCGTTTGGCTAGAGGCTTCGGAAAAATTATAAATGGAGCTCTCGGCGGTATTGGATGGATCATGGGAAAACTCGGTATCTCTTGGGAGATTCCTAAATGGACTCCACCTGAATATGCCAAAGGAACCCCTTATCACCCAGGCGGTCCTGCCATACTAGGTGATGGAGGAATGCAGGAGCTTTATAAAACGCCTGCTGGTCAGGTTGGTTTATCTCCTGCCTCAGATACTCTGATGAATTTACCTAAAGGGACTCAAGTCATCAACGGAAAAGACACACAAAAAATTCTTTCTGCCAATCAAATGGCTCCTGCGTATGCGAAAGGGAATGTGTTCACGAACACTATTAGTAAAGGGGCTTCATGGCTTAAAAGTAAAGCTGGCGATGCTATAGGTAGTGTGAAGAATATAGCTCTGGATGTATGGGATTATATGAAGAATCCAAGCAAGTTAGTTTCATCAGTCCTCAATCGTTTAGGAGTATCCTTTCCTTCGATGGACGGAGCTCTTGGCCAGATGGGAACCGGGGCTTTTACCCTGATCAAAGATAAAATAGTGGATTTTGTAGATAAGAAAATGAAAGAAACAGGTGGCCCTGTCAGTTTTGGAGACCTTGTTAAAACCAGTAGCTTCGGCATGCGATTCCATCCCATTCTTAAAAAATATAAGCTTCACGCAGGTGATGACTATGGTGGTGCAGTTGGAACGGCCATTCGTTCCCAGTCAGCTGGTCGAGTAATCCATAGCGGTCCAGGCGGTAGTTTTGGTAATCTCGTTAAAGTTCAGCGAGGGATTTACACTCACTTCTATGCTCACTTGCAGCGAGCGATGGCTCGTGTCGGGTCAATGGTAAGTCGTGGTGATGTTCTCGGTACATTAGGTAGCACCGGACGTTCCACAGGTCCTCACCTTCACTATGAAGTGCGTAAGAACGGCGTACCTATTCCACCGAATCGCGGTTATGCCAACGGCGGTGTTGCAAGATATCACCAGTCAGCTCAATTAGCTGAAAATGGTTGGAAAGAATATGTTATCCCTACTCAGCCGAGTAAAAGAAAGAGAGCAAACAACCTGTTGGGGCAAGCGAATAATGAGCTGGGGTATAATCCATCCATTGATGAAAGCCATAACTCCAGCGGTGGAAAAGGGCAAATTGTATTCAGTCCTCAGTTCGTAGTCAATATTGATACGAACGCTAAAGTAGATCAAGAAGTGATTGCCCAACTCAAGGGCTTGTTTAAAGAAATGTCCGAAGAACAATTTGAAAGCCTGATTAACCGTTTAGGCTTTCATAGGGAAGGGTGA
- a CDS encoding phage structural protein, which produces MPQVGTYDSQKVQLLVDDVQITGLSSDTFISFEPAEGESFSYSVGANPKDVVVSETNNDVHTATVVLQQTSPYVAFLNRIAKEKRMVPVYAINNNEPKEKAGGSQARIQRPANLSYGKEASNREFTIVVFDYSVE; this is translated from the coding sequence ATGCCACAAGTAGGAACGTATGATTCCCAGAAAGTTCAGTTACTCGTCGATGATGTCCAAATAACAGGTTTATCCTCAGATACCTTCATCTCTTTTGAACCAGCCGAGGGGGAGAGTTTCAGTTACTCCGTGGGTGCGAACCCGAAGGATGTAGTTGTTTCTGAGACGAATAACGATGTTCACACAGCTACAGTCGTTCTTCAGCAGACAAGTCCATATGTTGCATTCTTGAATAGGATTGCGAAAGAGAAACGCATGGTCCCGGTCTATGCTATTAACAACAACGAGCCGAAGGAGAAAGCCGGAGGGTCACAAGCACGCATCCAGAGACCCGCGAACCTTTCTTACGGAAAGGAAGCATCCAACCGTGAATTCACCATTGTAGTGTTTGATTACTCTGTGGAGTGA
- a CDS encoding baseplate J/gp47 family protein: protein MLDEKGYRRKTYDEILDEMQSRARELFGEKINLSKTSPVGLFIMLIAWFLSLVWKDNEDVYHSAHPNQATGVNLDRLLPYSGITRNLAQFAEGEVTLTGTAGYTVEQGFQVSTPSDVFFETVQDITLDDLGTGIARIRALEVGRVGNVAAGEINTIVNPDANVEAVINEEPTTKGREKETDLEVRQRRDISIEGLGAATVPSIRARLLEMPDIRAATVIENYENEIVNGQPPHSIQAFVLGGDDQVIAETIFNTKAGGIRPYGETTRQVLDESGQSHTVGFTRAVEIPIYSRITIAKSAAFPSDGADRIRRTIVQFIGGEDNSGALYSGLNMGDDVIYSRLIAKVFQVEGVEDLTLELSKDNTTYVQSNIAVGPEEVAQTDVDYIEVTLNV, encoded by the coding sequence ATGCTTGATGAGAAGGGGTATAGGCGCAAGACCTATGATGAAATCTTAGATGAAATGCAAAGCCGGGCAAGAGAACTATTCGGAGAGAAAATCAACCTCTCGAAAACTTCTCCTGTCGGGCTTTTTATTATGCTGATAGCTTGGTTTCTGTCATTGGTTTGGAAGGATAATGAGGACGTTTACCATTCGGCCCACCCTAACCAAGCCACTGGAGTAAACTTGGATCGTCTGCTTCCCTATTCCGGGATTACCCGGAACCTGGCACAGTTCGCTGAAGGAGAGGTGACGTTGACGGGTACGGCTGGATATACAGTTGAGCAAGGGTTTCAAGTATCTACCCCTTCCGATGTGTTTTTTGAAACCGTGCAGGATATCACTTTAGATGATCTGGGGACAGGTATTGCCAGAATAAGAGCTTTGGAAGTGGGACGCGTAGGAAATGTGGCAGCAGGAGAAATCAATACCATTGTAAATCCTGATGCCAATGTAGAGGCAGTAATCAATGAGGAACCGACCACGAAAGGCAGAGAGAAGGAAACAGACCTGGAGGTTCGACAACGTCGCGATATCTCTATTGAAGGGTTGGGAGCAGCGACGGTCCCGTCCATTCGAGCAAGACTATTAGAAATGCCAGACATTCGAGCGGCGACTGTCATAGAAAACTATGAAAATGAAATCGTGAATGGTCAACCTCCTCATTCCATACAAGCTTTTGTATTAGGTGGAGATGATCAAGTCATTGCGGAAACGATTTTTAATACGAAAGCCGGTGGCATACGTCCTTATGGAGAAACAACTAGACAGGTTCTGGATGAAAGTGGACAGTCTCACACGGTTGGATTTACACGAGCTGTTGAGATTCCCATTTATTCACGAATCACCATTGCAAAGTCAGCTGCTTTTCCGTCTGATGGAGCTGACCGGATACGCCGTACAATCGTTCAATTTATCGGAGGAGAGGATAATAGCGGAGCCCTATATAGTGGGTTGAACATGGGTGATGATGTTATTTACTCCAGACTCATAGCGAAAGTTTTTCAGGTAGAGGGTGTGGAAGATCTGACCCTTGAATTGTCCAAGGATAATACTACCTATGTGCAGAGCAATATCGCTGTTGGACCAGAAGAAGTGGCTCAAACAGATGTTGATTACATTGAGGTGACGCTTAATGTATAA